The DNA sequence GAAGTTGATCCATCCCAAGCCGACACTTAAACAGGAGTACCCACGTGTCCGATCTCTACATTCATCGTCTCACCGCGCTCATCGACCAGGCGGCAAAAGCCAATGAGGAGGCCTTCGGCGAGGTCGCCAGCCGCTTCGCCGATTCGCTCCAAGGCGGCGGGCTGGTGCATCTCTATGGTTCTGGCCATTCGGTGCTGCCGGTGCAAGAAGTGTTTCCGCGCTACGGCAGCTATGTCGGCTTCAACCCGCTGACCGACCCAAGGGTAATGTGGCACAATGTGCTCGGCGCCGGCGGCGTGCGCGAGCTGTTGTGGCTGGAGCGGACCGAGAAATACGCCGAGAAATTCCTCGACCACCAGCCGCTGAACAAGGGTGACTCGATCATCATCTTCGGCCACAGCGGCCGTAACTCGTCGGGCATCGATACCGCGCTCTACGCGAGGAAGCGCGGCATCTTCGTCGTCGCGGTGACCAGCAAAAACAATCTCGACAAGCCGGCGACGCATTCGTCGGGCAAGCGCCTGGCCGATGTGGCTGACCTCGTCATCGACACCTGCTCCCCGATCGAGGATGCGATCGTGCCGGTCGAGGGCTGGAGCCGTCCGGTGTCGGGCTCGTCGACGGTGCTTGCCATGATCCTGGCGCATGAGCTGATCGCCCGCACGGCCGAGCAGCTCGCCAAGCGCGGCATCGAACTCCCGGTCTTCGCCTCGCCGACCATCGCTGGCGTGACGCTGCACGACACCGACGTCATTTACGGCGTCTACCGGGAGCGCATGCTGGAAGCGCAGAAGAAGCACCTGCCAACCTTCCAGGCGACGATGCGCGGCGAGTGATGTTTGGGATCGAGAGGAGCCACGCGCGCTTCTCGATCCTGATTGCTACCGTCCGAGCAGATTGCGCTCGACGGTTCTCAGATGCGCCAGCATGGCCTGGCTGGCGCATTCGGAATCGCACCGCAAAAGCGCATTCAGAACAATCTGATGTTCGTTGCAATGGATGCTGCGGCGCTCTTCGGGAAA is a window from the Mesorhizobium australicum WSM2073 genome containing:
- a CDS encoding sugar isomerase domain-containing protein, with protein sequence MSDLYIHRLTALIDQAAKANEEAFGEVASRFADSLQGGGLVHLYGSGHSVLPVQEVFPRYGSYVGFNPLTDPRVMWHNVLGAGGVRELLWLERTEKYAEKFLDHQPLNKGDSIIIFGHSGRNSSGIDTALYARKRGIFVVAVTSKNNLDKPATHSSGKRLADVADLVIDTCSPIEDAIVPVEGWSRPVSGSSTVLAMILAHELIARTAEQLAKRGIELPVFASPTIAGVTLHDTDVIYGVYRERMLEAQKKHLPTFQATMRGE